ACTGATCACATATTCATTTATGAAGTAATGGCATTAACCTGTGGCATCCAGTCCTTCTATGACAATAACGGGGAAGTCTGGTTTATGTCTGGCCTCCGGTCTCTGGCTCACCAGCTCCAGCACCGCTTTAGACTCTGGGATGATGTCACCACACTGCAGAACAGACACTTTGTCACTTTGCTGCTGTCAGGGAgcacaggagggaggagggagggcgggTGACACACGCAgtggtgcgcacacacacacacccccacatacacacacacacacacacacacactaccctgGGCCCTCTGGCAATGATAGATAAATTGGAGAATCAGGTGCTTTGAGCCTACGTGCCAAGTTCTACAGTGTTATTCCTCCCTCTACCACAAGAGTGTGCCATTTCGCCAAATATCCTGCACATCAGTATTCGAGCAATTCTACATGGATAGTTTGTACAATTGGGAAACAGTGCGAACCTTCTGAAGTACTTCATAGGCCTCCTCAAAACTGTAGAAAACATCAGAGTTGATGATGTTGAGAGTTGACGGGTGATAGTCCGGCGCCTCAGTGGGTACCACATAGTATTCCTCTGACATTTCCATCCTTTGGCTCTCTGCATACCACGGCTGCTGAGTCCACAGACGACCGTCCTCCCCTCGCGAGTAGGAACACACTAACACGGGGTCACTCTGCATCAGATCACTGAAAACCCGCTCGGTCGGGATGGAGCACTCAGATGTATCTTTTACGAAGTACCCCTTGATGAGAGAGTCTTTGACATTTggcagaaatgaaaacatggGCATAAAATCACACTCTGGAGGCAAGCCTTTCAACAGTTTGTCTCGCAGCTCCCCGTAAAACTTGGCTCTTTGAATTCTGTCACTGCTGCAGACAAAAAGAGAGTAACATCTTTCACGCGTCTGCACATTGCTGAACACCCGTGGCACTTCTTCTCCCCGGTGCTTTTCTTGAATTGCAAAGTAGAGGGGTGCAGATCTTCCATCCGGCTCCACCGAGAAAACACGAGAGGACCACAGCCGAGGGAGCGACATGATGCGCCTTGCCATGTTTAAAGCTGGCTTTGCTGATCAGTTTCGAATCTGCAGTAACGATATTAACCGCGAGCCTCCAGGTTGTGATTACATAAGCTGACTGGAAAACGAAAGTAACAGCGCGCTTGACAGGGAAAACGAAACTTACACTATCTCTAAAACAGCCGGAGATGAGTTGGCGTGGGAATGAATACCATAGCGCTTAGTCATTGTTTTGAGGTTGTCTAGCCACTAAGgaaaaatgtagcctaatattCTTACAGAATATTTACAGTAGCCTGCTCAAACGTGAGTTTATTATGACCATATCATATCCCCATAATATTCCCATATAATATCCTTATAGCTGCTGTCCTAGTTGCAAGTGTATTATGGGATTACtggaattcttttttttttttttgtaagggaagTGTTCAGACTGGAATGCCTAATCTTAATTACCGCCCACTAAAGTGATGGTCGGTTTGTGTTTCGTTGTTGGTAAATAGAAACTTTAGAGGTCAGCTGACATTCATTTCATCTGAGTAGTGTCAGAATCCCAGCCTCACCCCAAACACAGCAGTCTATTTAAGATGCGTCAACATCCATAGAGCAGGACAGAACAGGTGTGAAGACCCGTTTGAAGATGTTTTTCTCCTCTGAAGTCGCGTCTCTGAAGCTGCTTCTGCAGCTTTGCATCAGCACCGTCCACCGCATATTTTCAAGCGTCTTTTCAAAAGTGCTTTATTGGACAGCAGGTGCCGGCCGTCTGCAGGAGAAAGGCGTATGTTCAGGAGGAACAACTGCACCTGCTAACAGAAAACTGGATCAAAAGAAAGAAGCCCAAACTTCGACGACTCCAACAAGTGTTAATTATCATTTTACACGCAAGTGTAATTATAAATGTGGGTTTTgtttccacactgcaaaaacatccTTTGTCCTGCCCCTTGAAGAAGCCAAGAAGGGTCTCAAACTTCTGAAGGAATCAGGTAAATAAACAGATTACAACTGTGTCATTTGGTGTCGTGTCCAACTCCCTGCATGCTCATCAATTTATTTTATCCATTAGGTCTTGAAAAGATCAACTTCTCTGGAGGAGAGCCTTTCTTGCACGATAAAGGAGACTTTCTGGGGAAATTAGTCCAATACTGCAAAGAGGATCTCCAGCTCCCAAGTGTCAGTATCGTCAGCAATGGCAGCATGATAAGAGAAAAGTGGTTCCAGAAATATGGTAAGATTTCTCACCCTCAGTTACTGTAAAATGCACCACCAGGTTACAAAGGTCTATTTTTAAgacaaatgtattatttgtaTGGACAGAGAATCTTTTCtgtttcctctttttccctACTCTACATGGTGGCAATGGAACCATACAGTTAACTTAATTAAATAAATTCattaatgaaattaaattgttaaaatgtttatgcaaattggaaaatgaaatacactttttcacttttgtttgttaaaattaaaatgcagtAATCCAATTTTCATATGAATTCCCATGTAGTCTACTACTATACTCATTTGCTGACaactttacagttttttacaattaaactgaaactgaaaacactgacagcTGCTTCTGTGAACAAAACATCCCAAACCTTTACATAAGCtagcaaaataaatattttttcaagAGCTATTCGCCTGTTTTCACACAAATTGCAGAgttgtttcactttttttgcAAAACCCTCCACACAAGCCTCTTCGTAAAGCATAGGTAACCGTGTTTTCAAAACTTCAGTCATTACAACGTAATCCAATGAGCACACAGTCCTCAAGGTGCAAACACTAATGAGCATAATTGGTCAAACACACTTTTGGGAAAATGGAgtatcatttcacaaaatgtgtgtaagcagaaTGCCAATGGATCTTCAaattcatgctctctctctctccctctctctctctctctcccccccctccatctttctcagGTGATTACCTGGACATCTTGGCCATTTCCTGTGACAGTTTTGATGAAGCAACCAACCAGCTGATCGGCAGAGCTCAGGGCAGGAAGAGCCACCTGGACAACCTGTACAAGGTCCGCGACTGGTGCCAGAAGTATAAAGTGGCATTCAAGATCAACTCTGTTATCAACACCTTCAACGTTGACGAAGACATGGGGGAGCACATCGCCGAGCTTAACCCTGTCCGCtggaaggtagagagagagaaagagagcgaatGTGTGCACgtttgagcctgtg
The nucleotide sequence above comes from Centroberyx gerrardi isolate f3 chromosome 17, fCenGer3.hap1.cur.20231027, whole genome shotgun sequence. Encoded proteins:
- the cmpk2 gene encoding UMP-CMP kinase 2, mitochondrial isoform X2, yielding MARRIMSLPRLWSSRVFSVEPDGRSAPLYFAIQEKHRGEEVPRVFSNVQTRERCYSLFVCSSDRIQRAKFYGELRDKLLKGLPPECDFMPMFSFLPNVKDSLIKGYFVKDTSECSIPTERVFSDLMQSDPVLVCSYSRGEDGRLWTQQPWYAESQRMEMSEEYYVVPTEAPDYHPSTLNIINSDVFYSFEEAYEVLQKCGDIIPESKAVLELVSQRPEARHKPDFPVIVIEGLDATGKTTLTESLRETLGAALLRSPPQCLSPWRARFDREPPLIRRAFYALGNYITAEQIGQEAMQTPVIVDRYWHSTAAYAIATAVSGPVCSLPSEGSEVYCWPGDLLQPSLVVLLTLDPEERKRRLRGRGQGKTDEEEELDHNQLFRLKVEEAYRRISGPACVTVDASPSADQVLQQVLLLIRSKCHL
- the cmpk2 gene encoding UMP-CMP kinase 2, mitochondrial isoform X1, which codes for MARRIMSLPRLWSSRVFSVEPDGRSAPLYFAIQEKHRGEEVPRVFSNVQTRERCYSLFVCSSDRIQRAKFYGELRDKLLKGLPPECDFMPMFSFLPNVKDSLIKGYFVKDTSECSIPTERVFSDLMQSDPVLVCSYSRGEDGRLWTQQPWYAESQRMEMSEEYYVVPTEAPDYHPSTLNIINSDVFYSFEEAYEVLQKQSDKVSVLQCGDIIPESKAVLELVSQRPEARHKPDFPVIVIEGLDATGKTTLTESLRETLGAALLRSPPQCLSPWRARFDREPPLIRRAFYALGNYITAEQIGQEAMQTPVIVDRYWHSTAAYAIATAVSGPVCSLPSEGSEVYCWPGDLLQPSLVVLLTLDPEERKRRLRGRGQGKTDEEEELDHNQLFRLKVEEAYRRISGPACVTVDASPSADQVLQQVLLLIRSKCHL
- the rsad2 gene encoding S-adenosylmethionine-dependent nucleotide dehydratase RSAD2 is translated as MFFSSEVASLKLLLQLCISTVHRIFSSVFSKVLYWTAGAGRLQEKGVCSGGTTAPANRKLDQKKEAQTSTTPTSVNYHFTRKCNYKCGFCFHTAKTSFVLPLEEAKKGLKLLKESGLEKINFSGGEPFLHDKGDFLGKLVQYCKEDLQLPSVSIVSNGSMIREKWFQKYGDYLDILAISCDSFDEATNQLIGRAQGRKSHLDNLYKVRDWCQKYKVAFKINSVINTFNVDEDMGEHIAELNPVRWKVFQCLLIDGENAGENALREAERFVISEQQFQEFLERHNSISCLVPESNEKMRDSYLILDEYMRFLDCREGRKDPSKSILDVGVKEAICFSGFDEKMFLKRGGKYVWSKADMKLEW